TACAGTCTGACCGAGCACTGGTGCGGCGGCGGGGACACCCGCAACACCCCGTACCTGCTCGAGGCCGAACCTCAGCTCTATGTGGAGATGAGCCACGAGCTGGCTGTGGAAAAGGGCATCAAGAACGGCGACGTGGTGGTGGTGGAGAGCATCCGGGGCACGGTCGAGGCCGTGGCCATGGTCACGGTCCGCATGACCCCGTTCACCGTGGAAGGGAAAACCGTGCACCTCATCGGCATGCCTTTCTGCTATGGCTGGACCACCCCCGGCTGCGGCGACGCCACCAACCGCCTGACTCCGTCAGTGGGCGACCCGAACACGACTATCCCGGAGTACAAGGCGTGTCTAGTGAACATCCGCAAGGCCGACAAGGTCACGGAACTGGCAAGGTAGGAGGGAACGATATGGCCAAGAGCATCTTCATCGATACCACCCGCTGCACGGCCTGCCGTGGTTGCCAGGTGGCCTGCAAGCAATGGCACGACCACGAGGCCGTGCCGACCAAACAGACCGGCACCCATCAGAACCCGCCGGATCTGACCCCCGAAAACTACAAACTGGTTCGGTTCGCCGAACACAAGATCGACAACAACATCTTCTGGCTCTTTTTTCCGGATCAATGCCGGCATTGTGTCCAGCCCGCCTGCAAGATGATGGCCGACGAGTATGTCGAAGGAGCCATCGTCCAGGACGAGGGCACGGGCGCCGTCATCTGCACGGAAAAGACCAAGGAACTGACCAAGGAGCAATGCGAAGCTGTCATTGACGCCTGCCCATACAACATCCCGCGCCGGGACGATCTGTCGGGGCTACTCCGCAAGTGCGACATGTGCATCGACCGGGTCAATGCCGGGCTCGAGCCCATGTGCGTCAAATCGTGCTGCACCGGAGCCATGAACTTCGGCGATCGCGAAGAAATGCTCATGTTGGCAAAAATGCGCCTGACCCAGGCCGAGGCCGAGAAAACGACCAAATCCGAGCTCGAGAGGAAGATCGCCTGCGATGTTCACAA
This genomic interval from Deltaproteobacteria bacterium contains the following:
- a CDS encoding formate dehydrogenase yields the protein MAKSIFIDTTRCTACRGCQVACKQWHDHEAVPTKQTGTHQNPPDLTPENYKLVRFAEHKIDNNIFWLFFPDQCRHCVQPACKMMADEYVEGAIVQDEGTGAVICTEKTKELTKEQCEAVIDACPYNIPRRDDLSGLLRKCDMCIDRVNAGLEPMCVKSCCTGAMNFGDREEMLMLAKMRLTQAEAEKTTKSELERKIACDVHKSCTVLDEEDLNVIYFLDQPRELYHLFAGRETRPINRADFLAGMVRPLRNMLG